A stretch of the Hyperolius riggenbachi isolate aHypRig1 chromosome 11, aHypRig1.pri, whole genome shotgun sequence genome encodes the following:
- the PRR33 gene encoding proline-rich protein 33: MLLTVTPLEDPGPPSPAPPPLAPKPGKDNARLQRLLRKAAKRAGAQPPPTQTPKAFRSTLSPVNEGDLESPEPAGQQKHLPPQINLPPRFQIKGITHRVPSPYPKQHTFTFTVCEQQIINQYLSPSPIPDTPSPRPSGSSTQDNPFLFPPGGSASDPTSQRAYANVSPRPCTPRHVAFSPTPTKQPAVPLIQISDLPVILVPDSEPECPRLIPPNKDEVINESQNNTMVSSAESGHSSLKSPLPDQEKSTYTSISCISVNLENKQTPQQAPSAEVTNSSGVLECSRVAELPCSRSAFDSGKTDMNQIPIAAHTTDGGLPMISEVKSKTLPPVDTSPPKTVETPKKTPSQTDKSASLKVTISEENILKTPERPKPPRKKPGGGWARLMKHLVVEPEEQTFPEPQKAEEKNEKTAEGTGTGAGGTQPSKGLRANKMWDALLYHMTTSKGPEKSGPTSGSTQAPPSLPFLRSRLPLLLHRPRFDARKLKEAASKPLRKVTAFFHRRIADKAPTSTFNRTASGWSLRAEDAEQENKAQENAVDGENVTTS; the protein is encoded by the coding sequence ATGCTGCTGACCGTGACACCCCTGGAGGACCCAGGACCTCCTTCTCCTGCACCACCTCCATTAGCTCCGAAGCCCGGCAAAGACAATGCTCGCCTCCAGCGCCTCCTGCGGAAAGCTGCAAAGAGAGCTGGAGCACAACCACCTCCAACACAGACCCCGAAGGCCTTCCGTTCTACACTCTCCCCAGTCAATGAAGGCGATTTGGAAAGTCCTGAACCCGCTGGTCAACAGAAACACCTGCCTCCTCAAATTAATCTACCTCCTCGCTTTCAGATCAAGGGAATTACCCACCGagtgccctccccttatcctaaaCAGCACACCTTTACCTTCACTGTGTGTGAGCAACAAATTATAAACCAGTATCTAAGTCCAAGTCCAATTCCTGACACACCTTCACCTCGCCCATCTGGATCTAGTACTCAAGACAATCCTTTCCTGTTTCCTCCAGGAGGTAGCGCCTCTGACCCTACATCACAAAGAGCGTATGCCAATGTCAGTCCACGACCTTGCACACCAAGACATGTTGCCTTCAGTCCAACACCGACTAAACAGCCAGCAGTACCCCTCATTCAAATTTCTGACCTCCCTGTTATTCTTGTGCCCGATTCAGaaccagagtgccctagacttATACCTCCAAATAAAGATGAGGTAATAAATGAAAGTCAGAACAACACAATGGTCTCAAGTGCAGAGAGTGGTCATTCCTCACTCAAGAGCCCTTTACCTGATCAAGAAAAGTCAACTTACACATCTATTAGTTGTATTTCTGTGAATTTAGAGAACAAGCAAACACCACAGCAAGCTCCATCTGCAGAAGTGACAAATAGTTCAGGGGTATTAGAATGTTCAAGGGTTGCAGAACTTCCATGCAGTAGATCAGCTTTTGATTCAGGGAAAACAGATATGAATCAGATCCCCATAGCCGCCCACACTACAGATGGTGGCCTTCCAATGATTTCAGAGGTTAAAAGCAAAACGCTTCCTCCTGTAGATACTAGTCCACCAAAAACTGTTGAAACACCCAAGAAGACACCTTCACAAACTGATAAATCCGCCAGTCTGAAAGTTACCATCTCAGAGGAAAACATATTAAAGACTCCAGAACGGCCAAAACCACCCAGGAAGAAGCCTGGAGGAGGGTGGGCAAGACTGATGAAGCACCTTGTAGTTGAGCCTGAAGAGCAAACATTTCCAGAGCCACAAAAGGCTgaagaaaaaaatgagaaaacaGCAGAGGGCACAGGAACTGGTGCTGGGGGGACTCAACCAAGCAAAGGGCTTCGAGCCAACAAGATGTGGGATGCATTGTTATATCACATGACAACATCTAAGGGTCCAGAGAAATCTGGACCAACATCAGGATCAACACAAGCACCCCCTTCACTTCCTTTCCTGCGTTCTCGTTTACCTCTCCTCCTGCATCGACCTAGATTTGATGCAAGAAAGCTAAAAGAGGCAGCATCCAAGCCCCTGCGGAAAGTCACCGCCTTCTTCCACCGCCGCATCGCAGACAAAGCACCCACCAGCACGTTCAACAGGACggcttcaggatggagccttcgAGCAGAGGACGCCGAGCAGGAAAACAAGGCACAGGAGAATGCAGTGGATGGTGAAAATGTCACAACAAGTTGA